In Streptomyces qaidamensis, one DNA window encodes the following:
- a CDS encoding ATP-binding SpoIIE family protein phosphatase — protein MEDASAAAIIDARGILTGWSEGARRLTGYPADEALGRAARELLAETVPPEAVSARSGTVMVRHRDGYLVGLRVSACAVTGPDGEASGYVITASPPGPGETSLAGRAFQQASMSMSVFDTSQRYVRLNDAACHVMGVSEETLLGRHFPETVEEAEHSRGFNWHLRHVVETGRPLRYESYTGAPSLNREHAWVTEMWPVRDAAGALVGTALAAFDSTEQYWARQRLALLNEAAAAIGTTLDVVRTAEELIGVVVPRFADFASVDLFDWVLGSDEAPAVSAEEITLRRVAHGSVTEGTPEAAVHVGEVDVYPSFSPIARAMREGRAIISQAGEPAFMRWVAERNSRAPEGRPYRQGVHSMMAVPLRARGTTLGVAVAVRVAQPDDYADDDAVFAEELASRAAVCVDNARRFARERTTALALQHSLLPKGLPGQAAVQVAHRYLPSGSAAGIGGDWFDVIPLSGSRVALVVGDVVGHGIPSTATMGRLVTAVRTLADVDLPPDELLTHLDDLVTHLASDDQGDEVAELGATCLYAVYDPVTRRLNLAAAGHPAPALVLPDGSARLIPMSAGPPLGVGGLPFEATELQLPAGSVVALYTDGLIEGRDRDVDHATDELCRALTVPADSLDALCDTVLKAVLPEEPGDDVALLLARTRALGADQVATWDVTPDPAEVAATRQAATDQLTAWGLDETAFVTELVVSELVTNAIRYGAPPIQLRLIRDQTLICEVSDGSSTSPHLRRAHQDDEGGRGLLLVAQLTQRWGSRQTTRGKTIWCEQSLTPLF, from the coding sequence ATGGAGGACGCCTCCGCTGCTGCGATCATCGACGCCCGCGGCATTCTGACGGGGTGGAGCGAGGGTGCCCGGCGGCTGACCGGCTACCCGGCCGATGAGGCCCTGGGCCGTGCCGCCCGGGAACTGCTCGCCGAGACCGTGCCGCCCGAGGCGGTGTCCGCGCGCTCCGGCACCGTCATGGTGCGGCACCGCGACGGCTACCTCGTCGGGCTCCGCGTCAGCGCCTGCGCCGTGACGGGCCCGGACGGAGAAGCGAGCGGGTACGTGATCACCGCGTCGCCCCCCGGCCCCGGGGAGACGTCCCTCGCGGGGCGCGCCTTCCAGCAGGCGTCCATGTCGATGTCCGTCTTCGACACCAGCCAGCGCTACGTGCGGCTCAACGACGCCGCCTGCCATGTGATGGGCGTGTCCGAGGAGACCCTGCTCGGCCGGCACTTCCCCGAGACGGTGGAGGAGGCGGAGCACAGCCGCGGTTTCAACTGGCACCTGCGGCACGTCGTCGAGACGGGCCGGCCGCTGCGGTACGAGAGCTACACCGGCGCGCCGTCCCTCAACCGGGAGCACGCCTGGGTCACCGAGATGTGGCCGGTACGGGATGCCGCGGGCGCACTCGTGGGGACCGCCCTGGCCGCGTTCGACAGCACCGAGCAGTACTGGGCCAGACAGCGCCTCGCCCTGCTGAACGAGGCCGCCGCCGCCATCGGCACCACCCTGGACGTGGTCCGCACCGCCGAGGAGCTGATCGGGGTCGTGGTGCCCCGGTTCGCGGACTTCGCGAGCGTGGACCTGTTCGACTGGGTGCTCGGCTCGGACGAGGCCCCGGCGGTGTCGGCCGAGGAGATCACACTGCGGCGGGTCGCCCACGGATCCGTCACCGAGGGCACCCCGGAAGCGGCCGTCCACGTGGGGGAAGTCGACGTCTACCCCTCGTTCTCACCGATCGCCCGGGCGATGCGGGAGGGCCGGGCCATCATCAGCCAGGCGGGGGAGCCGGCCTTCATGCGCTGGGTCGCCGAGCGCAATTCCCGCGCCCCGGAAGGACGCCCCTACCGCCAGGGCGTCCATTCGATGATGGCAGTACCGCTGCGGGCCCGCGGCACCACACTCGGCGTCGCCGTGGCCGTGCGGGTGGCGCAGCCCGACGACTACGCCGACGACGACGCGGTGTTCGCCGAGGAACTCGCCAGCCGGGCCGCGGTCTGCGTCGACAACGCCCGTCGCTTCGCCCGCGAACGCACCACCGCCCTCGCCCTCCAGCACAGCCTGCTGCCCAAGGGGCTGCCCGGCCAGGCCGCCGTCCAGGTCGCCCACCGCTACCTGCCCTCCGGCTCGGCGGCCGGTATCGGCGGCGACTGGTTCGACGTGATCCCGCTGTCCGGCAGCCGCGTCGCGCTGGTCGTGGGGGACGTCGTGGGGCACGGCATCCCCTCCACGGCGACCATGGGCCGGCTGGTCACGGCCGTCCGCACCCTCGCCGACGTGGACCTGCCGCCGGACGAACTCCTCACCCACCTCGACGACCTGGTCACCCACCTCGCCTCGGACGACCAGGGCGACGAGGTCGCCGAGCTGGGTGCGACCTGCCTCTACGCCGTCTACGACCCGGTCACGCGCCGACTGAACCTGGCCGCCGCCGGGCACCCCGCACCCGCGCTGGTGCTGCCCGACGGATCCGCCCGGCTGATCCCCATGAGTGCGGGGCCCCCGCTGGGCGTGGGAGGGCTGCCGTTCGAGGCGACCGAGCTCCAGCTGCCCGCGGGCTCCGTCGTCGCCCTCTACACCGACGGGCTCATCGAGGGCCGCGACCGCGACGTCGACCACGCCACCGACGAGCTGTGCCGGGCCCTGACCGTGCCCGCCGACTCGCTGGACGCCCTGTGCGACACCGTACTGAAGGCCGTCCTGCCGGAGGAGCCCGGCGACGACGTGGCCCTGCTGCTGGCCCGGACCCGGGCGCTGGGCGCCGACCAGGTCGCCACCTGGGACGTCACCCCCGACCCGGCGGAGGTGGCCGCCACCCGGCAGGCCGCCACCGACCAGCTCACCGCGTGGGGCCTGGACGAGACGGCCTTCGTCACCGAACTCGTCGTCAGCGAACTGGTCACCAACGCCATCCGGTACGGTGCCCCGCCCATCCAGCTCCGCCTGATCCGGGACCAGACCCTCATCTGCGAGGTGTCCGACGGCAGTTCGACCTCCCCGCACCTGCGGCGGGCGCACCAGGACGACGAGGGCGGCCGCGGACTGCTGCTGGTCGCACAGCTCACCCAGCGCTGGGGGAGCCGGCAGACCACCCGGGGCAAGACGATCTGGTGCGAACAGTCACTCACACCGCTGTTCTGA
- a CDS encoding peroxiredoxin, whose amino-acid sequence MTARVETGDTVEDFALPDETGTVRTLTGLLAEGPVVLFFYPAALTPGCTAQACHFRDLAAEFAAVGARPVGISGDDVERQQEFAGRHGLGMPLLSDADGAVRERFGVKRGFSLAPTKRTTFVIAQDRTVLDVVRSELRMNAHADRALTALRAHRP is encoded by the coding sequence GTGACCGCGCGCGTGGAGACCGGGGACACGGTCGAGGACTTCGCCCTGCCCGACGAGACCGGTACCGTCCGCACCCTGACCGGGCTGCTCGCCGAGGGGCCCGTCGTGCTCTTCTTCTACCCGGCCGCCCTGACCCCCGGCTGCACCGCCCAGGCCTGCCACTTCCGCGACCTCGCCGCCGAGTTCGCGGCCGTCGGCGCCCGGCCCGTCGGCATCAGCGGTGACGACGTCGAGCGCCAGCAGGAGTTCGCCGGCCGGCACGGCCTCGGCATGCCGCTGCTGTCCGACGCCGACGGCGCGGTCCGCGAGCGGTTCGGAGTGAAACGCGGCTTCTCCCTGGCCCCCACCAAGCGCACCACGTTCGTCATAGCGCAGGACCGCACCGTCCTCGACGTCGTCCGCAGCGAACTGCGCATGAACGCGCACGCCGACCGGGCGCTCACCGCGCTGCGCGCCCACCGGCCCTGA
- a CDS encoding DoxX family protein, translated as MSRSERSPLLLAGLLATAGVAHFATPRPFDATIPRGLPGTPRAWTYASGAAELALAAGLALPRTRKAAALATAAFFVGVFPANVKMAADWRHRPTPQKTAAFARLPLQVPLVLWARGVARNAEGRS; from the coding sequence GTGTCCCGGTCCGAACGCTCGCCCCTACTGCTCGCCGGCCTCCTGGCCACCGCGGGCGTCGCCCACTTCGCCACCCCACGCCCGTTCGACGCGACCATCCCGCGGGGCCTGCCCGGCACACCGAGGGCCTGGACCTACGCCAGTGGAGCCGCCGAGCTCGCGCTGGCCGCCGGCCTGGCGCTGCCGCGCACCCGCAAGGCCGCCGCGCTGGCCACGGCCGCCTTCTTCGTCGGGGTGTTCCCCGCCAACGTCAAGATGGCCGCCGACTGGCGCCACCGCCCCACCCCGCAGAAGACCGCCGCCTTCGCCCGCCTCCCCCTGCAGGTGCCCCTGGTGCTCTGGGCCCGCGGCGTCGCCCGGAACGCGGAGGGCAGGTCGTGA
- a CDS encoding AraC family transcriptional regulator translates to MPNIRHTPTAPTRTQRLTAGDRINAHRHDDHQIVYAGAGVVAVTTDAGTWFAPGTRAIWVPAGTVHAHRAHGRLDLHLVGLPADDNPLGLDHPAVLAVSPLLRELILAYTRDPGDDSPERRRLRAVLRDQLRLSPQQPLRLPTPTDPRLTAVCALVHADPSDVRTLAELGAATGVGERTLSRLFRGEFGMTFPQWRTQSRLYHALRMLADGLPVTTVAHRCGWSSASAFIDVFRRSFGYTPGSHHRHSGTR, encoded by the coding sequence GTGCCGAACATCCGCCACACTCCGACGGCCCCGACCCGCACCCAGCGGCTCACCGCCGGCGACCGCATCAATGCGCACCGGCACGACGACCACCAGATCGTCTACGCCGGCGCCGGAGTCGTCGCCGTCACCACCGACGCCGGCACCTGGTTCGCACCCGGCACCCGCGCCATCTGGGTCCCCGCCGGCACCGTGCACGCCCACCGCGCCCACGGCCGGCTCGACCTGCACCTGGTCGGCCTGCCCGCCGACGACAACCCCCTCGGCCTCGACCATCCGGCCGTCCTCGCCGTCAGCCCGCTGCTGCGCGAGCTGATCCTCGCCTACACCCGCGACCCCGGCGACGACAGCCCCGAGCGTCGTCGCCTGCGCGCCGTCCTGCGCGATCAGCTGCGCCTGTCGCCCCAGCAGCCGCTGCGCCTGCCCACCCCCACGGACCCGCGCCTGACCGCCGTCTGCGCGCTCGTGCACGCCGACCCGTCCGACGTGCGCACCCTCGCCGAGCTCGGGGCCGCGACCGGGGTGGGGGAGCGGACCCTCAGCCGGCTCTTCCGCGGCGAGTTCGGCATGACGTTCCCGCAGTGGCGCACCCAGTCGCGGCTCTACCACGCCCTGCGGATGCTGGCCGACGGCCTGCCCGTCACAACCGTCGCCCACCGCTGCGGCTGGTCCTCCGCCAGCGCCTTCATCGACGTCTTCCGCCGCTCCTTCGGCTACACGCCGGGCAGCCACCACCGGCACTCAGGGACCCGGTGA
- a CDS encoding MFS transporter has protein sequence MTASRQGRPVALMSLGHACVDVYQGAVAALVPYFVAERAYSYAAASGVVLAASLLSSLVQPLFGVLTDRWAMPWLLPLSALTAGAGVSLSGVTGSYALTLAVVAVSGVGVAAYHPEAARAARAVAQGRHTAMGWFSFGGNAGFALAPLLVFAVVATGGLRASPLLVVPALAGAALCAAAMRSAGSGAGSPPASAAVAEDDWRSFLRLSGAVVCRSVVFVGLSTFVSLYVRERTGGGAAAGTAALFVLYAGGAAGTLLGGRLAERYGRMAVVRRSYALTVLAVAGLVLVPGPPVYLFVALTSAGLYVPFSLHITLGQDFLPRRVGTASGVTLGLTVSVGGLAAPALGALADATSLRSALLPLIALPALGRLLLCGLREPAPPGTAAAERADSRDPAAR, from the coding sequence ATGACCGCTTCGAGGCAAGGCCGACCCGTCGCCCTGATGTCCCTGGGGCACGCCTGCGTGGATGTGTACCAGGGGGCCGTGGCCGCGCTGGTTCCGTACTTCGTCGCCGAGCGTGCCTACTCCTACGCCGCCGCTTCCGGTGTCGTCCTGGCGGCGTCCCTGCTGTCGTCGCTGGTGCAGCCGCTGTTCGGGGTGCTCACCGACCGGTGGGCGATGCCGTGGCTGCTGCCGCTGAGCGCGCTGACGGCCGGGGCGGGAGTCTCCCTGAGCGGGGTGACCGGCTCCTACGCCCTGACGCTGGCGGTCGTGGCCGTGTCGGGGGTGGGTGTGGCCGCCTACCATCCGGAGGCCGCCCGGGCGGCGCGGGCCGTCGCGCAGGGCCGGCACACGGCGATGGGCTGGTTCTCCTTCGGCGGCAACGCCGGCTTCGCCCTGGCGCCCCTGCTGGTCTTCGCCGTGGTGGCCACGGGCGGGCTGCGCGCCTCTCCCCTCCTGGTCGTCCCGGCCCTGGCGGGGGCGGCGCTGTGCGCGGCGGCGATGCGCTCGGCGGGCTCCGGCGCCGGGAGTCCCCCCGCGTCCGCCGCCGTGGCCGAGGACGACTGGAGGTCCTTCCTGCGGCTGTCCGGGGCCGTGGTCTGCCGCTCCGTGGTGTTCGTGGGCTTGAGCACGTTCGTCTCGCTGTACGTGCGGGAGCGCACCGGTGGCGGTGCGGCGGCCGGTACGGCGGCCCTGTTCGTGCTCTACGCCGGCGGCGCGGCCGGCACGCTGCTTGGGGGCCGGCTGGCCGAGCGGTACGGCCGGATGGCGGTGGTGCGCCGGTCGTACGCCCTGACGGTCCTGGCCGTCGCCGGGCTGGTCCTGGTGCCCGGGCCGCCGGTGTACCTGTTCGTGGCGCTGACGTCGGCGGGTCTGTATGTGCCGTTCTCGCTGCACATCACGCTGGGCCAGGATTTCCTGCCCCGGCGCGTGGGGACCGCGAGCGGGGTCACGCTGGGCCTGACCGTGAGCGTCGGCGGCCTCGCGGCTCCCGCGCTCGGGGCGCTGGCCGACGCGACGTCCCTGCGGTCGGCCCTGCTGCCGCTCATCGCGCTGCCCGCGCTGGGCCGGCTGCTGCTGTGCGGCCTGCGCGAGCCGGCACCGCCGGGCACGGCAGCGGCCGAGCGGGCAGATTCGCGTGATCCGGCGGCACGGTGA
- a CDS encoding MarR family winged helix-turn-helix transcriptional regulator produces the protein MPTPPLPEAPSPEVTEIERALTRITYLSTRARRHERLMALAGVPLDRAAVALLRQIADCEPQRPGELAARLGVEASHVTRTVQQLQKSGYVTRVPDPDDRRAQRIELTDAGGEAIARIREAGVRGMQVALSGWSPEELRQLATLFHRMVDGFLAHAVDEEADPGPAPAVRA, from the coding sequence ATGCCCACACCACCGCTCCCCGAGGCCCCCTCCCCGGAAGTGACCGAGATCGAGCGTGCGCTCACCCGCATCACCTACCTGAGCACCCGCGCCCGCCGGCACGAACGGCTCATGGCCCTGGCGGGCGTGCCGCTCGACCGCGCCGCCGTCGCCCTGCTGCGGCAGATCGCCGACTGCGAGCCACAGCGGCCGGGGGAGCTCGCCGCCCGGCTGGGCGTGGAGGCCTCGCACGTCACGCGGACGGTGCAGCAGTTGCAGAAGTCCGGGTACGTCACCCGCGTCCCCGACCCGGACGACCGCCGCGCCCAGCGCATCGAGCTCACCGACGCCGGGGGCGAGGCCATCGCCAGGATCCGCGAGGCCGGCGTCCGCGGCATGCAGGTGGCCCTCTCGGGCTGGTCCCCGGAGGAACTGCGGCAGCTCGCGACGCTCTTCCACCGCATGGTCGACGGCTTCCTCGCCCACGCCGTCGACGAGGAAGCCGATCCCGGCCCGGCCCCGGCCGTCAGGGCCTGA
- the ligD gene encoding non-homologous end-joining DNA ligase, which translates to MDLPLIPPMLATSGTLPSAAQDARWAYETKQDGQRVVVYLPGDGRVLLRARSGDDITAAYPELRPLGTALGATPAVLDGEIMALDDQGRASFQLLQSRMGLAHAPARAARRAAEVPVHLVLFDLMHLRNDSLLRLPYARRRAALEDLGLTGPSWSTPRALVGHGADALRATQEHGLEGLVCKRLDSVYEPGVRSRAWIKIRNMRTEDVLVGGWQPGKGRLTGLPGAVLVGQRAAGRLRYVGSVGTGWSEAERTELAALLGAAASDVCPFDPAPRAPGAHWVAPRLVGEVRYSTRTREGLLRQPSWLRLRPDLAPEEAAADIPDDMV; encoded by the coding sequence GTGGACCTGCCGCTGATCCCGCCCATGCTCGCCACGTCCGGCACCCTGCCATCCGCCGCGCAGGACGCGCGCTGGGCCTACGAGACCAAACAGGACGGCCAGCGGGTGGTGGTCTACCTGCCGGGGGACGGCAGGGTGCTGCTGCGCGCCCGCTCCGGTGACGACATCACGGCCGCCTACCCCGAACTGCGGCCGCTGGGCACCGCCCTCGGCGCCACGCCCGCCGTCCTGGACGGCGAGATCATGGCCCTGGACGACCAGGGCCGCGCCAGTTTCCAGTTGCTGCAGTCCCGGATGGGCCTGGCCCACGCCCCCGCCAGGGCCGCGCGGCGGGCGGCGGAGGTCCCGGTCCATCTCGTGCTGTTCGACCTGATGCACCTGCGGAACGACTCACTCCTCCGGCTCCCCTACGCACGACGCCGTGCGGCCCTGGAGGACCTCGGCCTGACAGGACCCTCCTGGTCGACCCCGCGCGCACTCGTCGGCCACGGCGCCGATGCCCTGCGCGCCACCCAGGAGCACGGCCTGGAGGGCCTGGTCTGCAAGCGGCTCGACTCGGTGTACGAACCGGGGGTGCGCTCCCGGGCCTGGATCAAGATCCGCAACATGCGCACCGAGGACGTCCTGGTCGGCGGCTGGCAGCCCGGCAAGGGGCGGCTCACCGGCCTGCCCGGCGCGGTGCTGGTCGGACAGCGTGCGGCGGGACGGCTGCGCTACGTCGGCAGCGTGGGCACCGGCTGGAGCGAGGCCGAACGCACCGAACTCGCCGCACTGCTGGGGGCCGCCGCGAGTGACGTCTGCCCCTTCGACCCCGCCCCGCGCGCTCCGGGCGCGCACTGGGTCGCGCCCCGCCTGGTCGGCGAGGTCCGCTACAGCACCCGAACCCGGGAGGGGTTGCTGCGGCAGCCGTCCTGGCTGCGACTCCGGCCCGATCTCGCACCCGAGGAGGCCGCGGCCGACATCCCGGACGACATGGTCTGA
- a CDS encoding NPP1 family protein has product MSSRPFAHRRRWIIGAAGAAALVLASPATAFAAPPSALPANADALEQTYQPAYDYDTDGCYSTPAIGPDGTVNGGLNPTGALNGNCRDASDLDNTNGYARSKCNNGWCAILYALYFEKDQAVAGSGIGGHRHDFEHVAVFVQDNQVKYVSTSNHGGFTVHAASAIRFDGTHAKIVYHKDGVRTHCFRAANGNDEPPENHKRSWQYPALVGWNGYPAGVRDKLTSYDFGSANFGLKDGNFANHLAKAKPSGIPFDPYA; this is encoded by the coding sequence GTGTCGTCACGCCCGTTCGCCCACCGCAGGAGATGGATCATCGGAGCGGCCGGTGCCGCCGCCCTCGTCCTCGCCTCCCCCGCCACGGCCTTCGCCGCCCCACCGTCGGCGCTGCCCGCCAACGCGGACGCCCTGGAGCAGACGTACCAGCCCGCCTACGACTACGACACCGACGGCTGCTACTCCACGCCCGCGATCGGCCCGGACGGCACCGTGAACGGCGGGCTCAACCCGACCGGCGCCCTGAACGGCAACTGCCGGGACGCCTCGGACCTCGACAACACCAACGGCTACGCGCGCTCCAAGTGCAACAACGGCTGGTGCGCCATCCTGTACGCCCTCTACTTCGAGAAGGACCAGGCCGTGGCCGGCAGCGGCATCGGAGGGCACCGGCACGACTTCGAGCACGTCGCGGTGTTCGTACAGGACAACCAGGTCAAGTACGTGTCGACGTCCAACCACGGCGGGTTCACCGTGCACGCGGCGTCCGCGATCCGCTTCGACGGCACGCACGCGAAGATCGTCTACCACAAGGACGGCGTCAGAACACACTGCTTCCGCGCCGCGAACGGGAACGACGAGCCGCCGGAGAACCACAAGCGCAGCTGGCAGTACCCGGCGCTGGTCGGCTGGAACGGCTACCCGGCCGGGGTCCGCGACAAGCTCACGTCGTACGACTTCGGCAGCGCCAACTTCGGCCTGAAGGACGGCAACTTCGCCAACCACCTCGCCAAGGCCAAGCCCTCCGGCATCCCCTTCGACCCGTACGCCTGA
- the hemC gene encoding hydroxymethylbilane synthase codes for MSVPELIRIVSRDSPMALAQVERVRAELAVAHPGVRTEVVPVKTTGDKWMGDLSQVEGKGAFTKEVDAALLAGEADLAVHCVKDVPADRPLPAGTVFAAFLKRDDIRDALIHPGGLTLDELPAGTRIGTSSVRRVAQLAATHPHLECVPFRGNANKRLAKLAAGEADALLLAVSGLERIGREDVISEILSTETMMPPIGAGVLALQCRETDAALIDAVSGLGDPDTYRETTAERMFLHVLQGHCNSPIAGFAQVDRSGELSLRACVFTPDGKTRLNAHEWAGRLDPATLGTSVAVALLRQGAREIIDGIPH; via the coding sequence ATGTCCGTCCCCGAACTGATTCGCATCGTCTCCCGCGACTCCCCCATGGCCCTCGCCCAGGTGGAGCGCGTCCGCGCCGAGTTGGCCGTCGCCCATCCCGGAGTGCGCACCGAGGTCGTGCCGGTGAAGACCACCGGCGACAAGTGGATGGGCGATCTGTCCCAGGTCGAGGGCAAGGGCGCGTTCACCAAGGAGGTCGACGCGGCGCTGCTGGCCGGCGAGGCCGACCTCGCCGTGCACTGCGTGAAGGACGTGCCCGCCGACCGGCCGCTGCCCGCGGGCACGGTGTTCGCCGCGTTCCTCAAGCGGGACGACATCCGCGACGCCCTGATCCACCCGGGCGGGCTCACCCTGGACGAGCTGCCGGCCGGGACGCGGATCGGCACCTCCTCGGTGCGCCGCGTCGCGCAACTGGCCGCCACGCACCCCCACCTGGAGTGCGTGCCGTTTCGCGGCAACGCCAACAAGCGTCTGGCGAAGCTGGCCGCCGGCGAGGCGGACGCCCTGCTGCTCGCGGTCTCCGGCCTGGAGCGCATCGGCCGGGAGGACGTGATCAGCGAGATCCTCTCCACCGAGACGATGATGCCGCCCATCGGTGCGGGCGTGCTGGCGCTGCAGTGCCGCGAGACAGACGCCGCGCTGATCGACGCGGTGAGCGGCCTGGGCGACCCGGACACCTACCGGGAGACCACCGCCGAGCGCATGTTCCTGCATGTGCTGCAGGGGCACTGCAACAGCCCCATCGCCGGGTTCGCTCAGGTGGACCGCAGTGGCGAACTGTCCCTGCGGGCCTGTGTGTTCACCCCGGACGGCAAGACCAGGCTGAACGCCCACGAGTGGGCGGGCCGGCTCGACCCCGCCACGCTCGGCACCTCGGTCGCCGTGGCCCTGCTGCGCCAGGGCGCCCGCGAGATCATCGACGGCATCCCGCACTGA
- a CDS encoding ABC transporter permease produces the protein MSEAPAAPRAVSADPARGHGIDLLLNPPPPRAGWRLLPARVGAMCAVELQKLRHDRTELYTRAIQPALWLLIFGQTFTRIKAIPTGGIPYVDYLAPGIIAQSAMFIAIFYGIQIIWERDAGVLNKLLVTPTPRSALITGKAFAAGVKSLVQAVVVLLIAALLGVALTWNPLKLLAVAAIVVLGSAFFSCLSMTIAGIVLSRDRLMGIGQAITMPLFFGSNALYPVSVMPGWLQSVSKANPLSYEVDALRGLLLGTPHHLASDFAVLFAAAALGVTAASALLGRLAR, from the coding sequence ATGTCCGAAGCACCCGCCGCACCGCGCGCCGTGTCGGCTGACCCCGCCCGCGGTCACGGCATCGACCTGCTGCTGAACCCCCCGCCGCCCCGCGCCGGTTGGCGGCTGCTGCCCGCCCGCGTCGGCGCGATGTGCGCGGTCGAACTGCAGAAGCTGCGCCATGACCGCACCGAGCTCTACACCCGCGCGATCCAGCCGGCCCTCTGGCTGCTGATCTTCGGTCAGACCTTCACCCGCATCAAGGCGATCCCCACCGGCGGCATCCCGTACGTGGACTACCTGGCGCCCGGCATCATCGCCCAGTCCGCGATGTTCATCGCCATCTTCTACGGCATCCAGATCATCTGGGAACGTGACGCCGGCGTCCTCAACAAGCTCCTCGTCACCCCGACCCCGAGATCGGCGCTGATCACCGGCAAGGCGTTCGCGGCCGGGGTGAAGTCGCTCGTCCAGGCCGTCGTCGTGCTCCTCATCGCCGCCCTGCTCGGCGTGGCCCTGACCTGGAACCCGCTCAAGCTGCTCGCCGTCGCCGCGATCGTCGTCCTCGGCTCGGCCTTCTTCTCCTGCCTGTCGATGACCATCGCCGGCATCGTCCTCAGCCGCGACCGCCTCATGGGCATCGGGCAGGCGATCACGATGCCGCTGTTCTTCGGCTCCAACGCCCTGTACCCGGTGTCCGTGATGCCGGGCTGGCTGCAGAGCGTCAGCAAGGCCAACCCGCTCAGCTACGAGGTGGACGCCCTGCGCGGCCTCCTTCTCGGCACGCCCCACCATCTGGCGTCCGACTTCGCGGTGCTGTTCGCCGCGGCCGCGCTCGGCGTCACCGCCGCCTCGGCCCTGCTGGGCCGGCTGGCCCGTTGA
- a CDS encoding ABC transporter ATP-binding protein, whose product MKRDTAPAGADGAAPPRADAVACTGLTYVFGDHNAVDGLDLTVRRGEVFGLLGPNGAGKTTAIRCITTLLPVPAGMVRVFGQDAAGDRMAVRRLLGYVPQQLSADAGLTGRENVALFARVFDVPRAERAERVAQALAAVGLADAADRLATTYSGGMVRRLELAQALVSAPRLLILDEPTIGLDPIARTGVWEHIGAVREATGMTVFVTTHYMDEADQYCDRIALMHRGRIRALGTPAELRAGLGARRSAAGVAQEAPPTLEDVFRDVAGSGLDDEAGDFRDVRSTRRTARRVG is encoded by the coding sequence ATGAAGCGGGACACCGCCCCAGCCGGGGCCGACGGGGCCGCGCCGCCCCGGGCCGACGCCGTCGCCTGCACCGGGCTCACCTACGTCTTCGGCGACCACAACGCCGTGGACGGACTCGACCTCACCGTCCGGCGGGGCGAGGTCTTCGGGCTGCTCGGGCCCAATGGCGCGGGCAAGACCACCGCCATCCGCTGCATCACCACCCTGCTGCCCGTGCCCGCCGGCATGGTCCGCGTCTTCGGCCAGGACGCCGCCGGGGACCGCATGGCCGTACGCCGCCTGCTCGGCTACGTCCCACAGCAACTGTCCGCGGACGCCGGGCTCACCGGGCGGGAGAACGTCGCCCTGTTCGCCCGGGTCTTCGACGTGCCCCGCGCGGAACGCGCCGAGCGCGTCGCCCAGGCCCTGGCCGCGGTCGGCCTCGCCGACGCCGCCGACCGGCTGGCCACCACGTACTCCGGCGGCATGGTCCGCCGGCTCGAACTCGCTCAGGCCCTGGTCAGCGCCCCGCGGCTGCTGATCCTCGACGAGCCCACCATCGGCCTCGACCCGATCGCCCGCACCGGCGTGTGGGAGCACATCGGCGCCGTCCGCGAAGCCACCGGCATGACCGTGTTCGTGACCACCCACTACATGGACGAGGCCGACCAGTACTGCGACCGGATCGCCCTGATGCACCGCGGCCGGATCCGGGCCCTCGGCACCCCGGCCGAACTCAGGGCGGGACTCGGCGCCCGGCGCAGCGCCGCTGGGGTGGCCCAGGAGGCGCCGCCCACGCTGGAGGACGTCTTCCGGGACGTGGCCGGCAGCGGTCTCGACGACGAGGCAGGGGATTTCCGTGATGTCCGAAGCACCCGCCGCACCGCGCGCCGTGTCGGCTGA
- a CDS encoding MarR family winged helix-turn-helix transcriptional regulator, which produces MEPETFPEELADALVGVQRLIRRRLRRQTPDPRLRGAEVELLRLVVVRPGIGISDAAKDLGLAANSVSTLVNQLARAGYLVRETDPADRRAARLLPTTAAETRLRDWRRRRAELVRSHVARLDEPDRRALQAAVPALRKLADTLHEEAEES; this is translated from the coding sequence ATGGAGCCGGAGACCTTCCCAGAAGAGCTGGCCGACGCACTCGTCGGTGTCCAGCGGCTGATCCGGCGGCGCCTGCGGCGGCAGACGCCCGACCCGCGGCTGCGCGGCGCCGAGGTGGAACTGCTGCGTCTGGTCGTGGTGCGGCCCGGCATCGGTATCTCCGACGCGGCCAAGGACCTCGGTCTGGCGGCCAACTCGGTGTCCACCCTGGTCAACCAGCTGGCGAGGGCGGGCTACCTGGTCCGCGAGACCGACCCGGCCGACCGGCGGGCCGCCCGGCTGCTGCCCACCACCGCCGCCGAGACACGGCTGCGCGACTGGCGCCGGCGCCGGGCCGAACTCGTACGCAGCCATGTGGCGCGCCTCGACGAGCCGGACCGCCGGGCGCTGCAGGCGGCGGTCCCGGCCCTGCGCAAGCTGGCCGACACCCTGCACGAGGAGGCCGAGGAGTCATGA